One region of Juglans microcarpa x Juglans regia isolate MS1-56 chromosome 7S, Jm3101_v1.0, whole genome shotgun sequence genomic DNA includes:
- the LOC121240385 gene encoding transcription factor IBH1-like, with the protein MNPRRSISSNPASTVKSRFTNGFLQALLRINRQRITSTTAYTPREIFRGYLRVKIAADVSMASAIGSRRAWSRAILRKVRSHGRDGAQVRRMSFLAMRKRNLYGNIKCVEDAGFHQANVLRKLVPGGEAMDMCCLLGETAHYIKCLKTQVKVMGRIAEVFST; encoded by the coding sequence ATGAATCCTAGGCGCTCCATCTCTTCGAACCCTGCTAGTACAGTAAAATCTAGGTTCACCAATGGCTTCCTTCAAGCCTTGTTGAGAATAAACAGGCAACGAATTACCAGTACTACTGCATATACCCCTAGGGAGATCTTTCGGGGATACCTCAGAGTCAAGATTGCAGCTGATGTTTCCATGGCTTCTGCTATCGGCTCAAGGAGAGCCTGGAGTCGAGCTATACTTCGCAAGGTTCGTAGCCATGGACGAGACGGTGCTCAGGTTAGAAGAATGAGCTTTCTTGccatgaggaaaagaaatttatatgggAATATCAAGTGTGTCGAGGACGCAGGTTTTCACCAAGCCAACGTGCTACGAAAACTGGTGCCTGGTGGTGAAGCCATGGATATGTGCTGTTTGTTAGGTGAGACTGCTCATTATATAAAGTGCCTTAAAACCCAGGTAAAGGTGATGGGAAGAATTGCTGAAGTTTTCTCCACTTGA